The following is a genomic window from Deltaproteobacteria bacterium HGW-Deltaproteobacteria-4.
GGATCGTCGTCGGCATCGATGCCAAGAACGGCATGGTCGCGGTGCAGGGGTGGGCGGAAGTCACCGATATCACCGCCATTGAACTGGCGAAAAAGTTTGAAGGCTTCGGCGTCAGCGCGATCATCTATACCGATATCAGCCGCGACGGCATGATGCAGGGGGTGAATATCGATGCCACCCGCCAGCTCGCCGAAGCGATCTCCATCCCGGTCATCGCTTCCGGCGGCCTCTCCACCCTCGCTGATATCGAGAAGCTCATGGCGATCGAATCATCCGGGGTGATCGGTGCCATCACCGGCAAGGCGGTCTACACCGGCGCCATCGATCTCGCCGAGGCAGTGGCTCTGACCAAACGGGGTTGTGCATGCTGACCAAACGTATTATCCCCTGTCTCGACGTTAAGGACGGTCGGGTCGTCAAAGGGGTTCAATTCCTTGAGCTGCGTGATGCCGGCGATCCGGTGGAGGCGGCGGAGGCTTACGACGCCCAGGGGGCAGACGAGCTGACCTTTCTCGATATCACGGCCAGTCACGAAAATCGCGAAACGATCGTCGATGTGGTGCGTCGTACCGCTGAGCGGGTCTTCATGCCGTTGACCGTCGGCGGTGGGATCCGTGAGATCGCCGATATTCGGCGCATGCTCAATGCCGGGGCGGACAAGGTCTCGATCAATACCGCTGCGGTGCAGCGTCCTGACTTTGTCCGTGAAGCCGCGGAACGCTTTGGTTCGCAGTGTACCGTTGTCGCTATCGATGCCCGCCGCGTCCCCGGCTCTGAACCGGCACGCTGGGAGGTCTACACCCACGGCGGCCGCAATGCCACCGGGATCGATGCCATCGAATGGGCGACCCGCATGGAGCTGTACGGCGCCGGCGAGATTCTCCTCACCTCCATGGACAAGGACGGCACCAAGGATGGCTACGATCTCGGTCTGACCCGCGCGGTGAGCGATGCGGTCTCGATCCCGGTCATCGCCTCCGGCGGCGTCGGCAATCTCGAACATATTCATCAGGGTCTCACCACCGGCGGAGCCAGTGCCGCGTTGGCGGCGAGTATCTTCCATTTTCGCGAGTACACCATCGCCGAGTGTAAGGAATATCTGCGCGAGCGCGGTGTCGCGGTACGTTTGTAGGGGCGAAAAATTTTTCGCCCGTTTTTGAGGTCTACCATGACAGAAAAAACCGACATCATTGACGCCGTCTACCGCGTCATCATGGACCGCAAGGCGCAGCCGGACGAAAAGTCCTACACTGCCTCCCTTTACGCGAAGGGGCTCGACAAGATCCTCGGCAAGATCGGCGAAGAAGCGACGGAGCTGGCTGTCGCCGGCAAAGGCGGAGTACGTAAGGAGATTGTCAGTGAAGCGGCGGATGTCATCTTCCACATGCTTGTCCTCCTCGGTCACTACGGTATCGAGCCGCAGGAGATCCGCGACGAACTGAGCCGGCGTTTCGGCACTTCGGGGATTGCGGAGAAGGAAAGCCGGGGGCAATAATTCGGTCATTCGTAGATACCCTTAGCACAGCGAACGCGACGTTCTCCCCAAGAATCAATAACCGTTCAACAACATACGGAGAAGGCAATGACGATCAAAGAACGCTTGAACGAAGAGATGAAAGATGCGATGCGCGCCAAAGATGCCCTGCGCCTCAGCACCATCCGCATGATCCGCTCGGCGATCAAGAATAAAGAGATCGAACTGATCAGCGAGCTTGACGATCAAGGGGTGATCGGCGTCATGTCGACCATGGCCAAGCAGCGCAAGGAGTCGGCCATCGCTTTTCGCGAAGGGAACCGTTTAGAACTGGCGGAAAAAGAAGAGAAAGAGCTGGAGATCATCCTGACTTTTCTGCCGCAACAGCTCGACGAAGCTGCCATCAAGGCGATCATCGAGGAGGTTGTTAGCGAAGTCGGTGCCACGACCGCCAAGGATATGGGGAAGGTGATGAAAGTTCTCACCCCGAAGACTTCCGGTCGTGCCGATGGTCGACTCGTC
Proteins encoded in this region:
- a CDS encoding glutamyl-tRNA amidotransferase, with the protein product MTIKERLNEEMKDAMRAKDALRLSTIRMIRSAIKNKEIELISELDDQGVIGVMSTMAKQRKESAIAFREGNRLELAEKEEKELEIILTFLPQQLDEAAIKAIIEEVVSEVGATTAKDMGKVMKVLTPKTSGRADGRLVSELVKARLAG
- a CDS encoding phosphoribosyl-ATP diphosphatase, whose product is MTEKTDIIDAVYRVIMDRKAQPDEKSYTASLYAKGLDKILGKIGEEATELAVAGKGGVRKEIVSEAADVIFHMLVLLGHYGIEPQEIRDELSRRFGTSGIAEKESRGQ
- the hisA gene encoding 1-(5-phosphoribosyl)-5-[(5-phosphoribosylamino)methylideneamino]imidazole-4-carboxamide isomerase, which produces MIVIPAIDLKEGKCVRLEQGLMEKDTVFSDNPGAQARAWQDQGAELLHIVDLDGAFAGEPKNRSAIEAILGAITIPAQLGGGIRDMATIEAYLSLGLSRVIIGTAAQRNPALVEEACRKFPGRIVVGIDAKNGMVAVQGWAEVTDITAIELAKKFEGFGVSAIIYTDISRDGMMQGVNIDATRQLAEAISIPVIASGGLSTLADIEKLMAIESSGVIGAITGKAVYTGAIDLAEAVALTKRGCAC
- a CDS encoding imidazole glycerol phosphate synthase subunit HisF is translated as MLTKRIIPCLDVKDGRVVKGVQFLELRDAGDPVEAAEAYDAQGADELTFLDITASHENRETIVDVVRRTAERVFMPLTVGGGIREIADIRRMLNAGADKVSINTAAVQRPDFVREAAERFGSQCTVVAIDARRVPGSEPARWEVYTHGGRNATGIDAIEWATRMELYGAGEILLTSMDKDGTKDGYDLGLTRAVSDAVSIPVIASGGVGNLEHIHQGLTTGGASAALAASIFHFREYTIAECKEYLRERGVAVRL